In one window of Romboutsia hominis DNA:
- a CDS encoding nucleoside-diphosphate sugar epimerase/dehydratase, translating into MNLSKDNISRVLIIGGGCAGEMVIHELERNPQLNKKAIAIIDDDLSKIGKKINNIEIVGTRDDIDKVIEEYNIDEIIFSIANISKKEKKEIMNICKNTECKIKTIPGIYEIIDGKVDIKQVRDVDITDLLGRTPIEVDFKIMGQYIQDSTVLVTGGGGSIGSELCRQISRLRPKELIIVDIYENNLYNIQQELLRAYGDTLKVKAIVASVREEKRMEKIFEKYRPNVVFHAAAHKHVPLMEFSKGEAIKNNIFGTLNVAMLASKYNVKRFLLISTDKAVNPTNIMGATKRAAEMIIQTLDEKSDTEFVAVRFGNVLGSNGSVIPLFKKQIEEGGPVTVTHPEIIRYFMTIEEAVGLVIQAGGMAKGGEIFVLDMGEQVKILDLAKNLIKLSGLEPDIDIEIKFTGLRPGEKLYEELLLEEEGLSDTRHKKIFIGSRIEFDTMQLFEGLDKLYHLVKEEDEDGLEEAMKELVSTYKNPEEVNVL; encoded by the coding sequence ATGAATTTATCAAAAGATAATATATCAAGAGTCTTAATTATTGGTGGAGGATGTGCTGGTGAGATGGTAATACATGAACTAGAAAGAAATCCACAATTAAACAAAAAGGCTATAGCAATAATAGATGATGATTTATCTAAAATAGGCAAAAAAATTAATAATATAGAAATAGTTGGAACAAGGGATGATATAGATAAGGTTATAGAAGAATACAATATAGATGAAATTATATTTTCAATAGCAAATATATCAAAAAAAGAGAAAAAAGAAATAATGAACATCTGTAAAAATACAGAATGTAAAATAAAAACAATACCGGGGATTTATGAAATAATAGATGGAAAAGTTGATATAAAACAAGTTAGAGATGTAGATATAACGGATTTACTGGGAAGAACACCTATAGAAGTAGATTTTAAGATAATGGGTCAATATATACAAGATAGTACTGTATTAGTTACAGGAGGGGGAGGTTCAATAGGTTCAGAGCTTTGTAGACAAATATCTCGTTTAAGACCTAAAGAACTTATAATAGTAGATATATACGAAAATAACCTATACAATATCCAACAAGAGCTATTAAGAGCTTATGGAGATACCTTAAAAGTAAAAGCAATAGTAGCATCTGTAAGAGAAGAAAAAAGAATGGAAAAAATATTTGAAAAGTACAGACCAAATGTAGTATTTCATGCAGCAGCACATAAGCATGTTCCTTTAATGGAATTTAGTAAAGGAGAAGCTATAAAAAATAATATATTTGGTACTTTGAATGTAGCTATGCTTGCTAGTAAATATAATGTTAAGAGATTTTTACTAATATCTACAGATAAAGCAGTAAACCCAACTAATATTATGGGTGCTACAAAAAGAGCTGCCGAGATGATAATACAAACTCTAGATGAAAAAAGTGATACAGAGTTTGTTGCAGTTAGATTTGGAAATGTGTTAGGAAGTAATGGAAGTGTTATACCATTATTCAAAAAACAAATAGAAGAAGGCGGACCAGTTACTGTAACTCATCCAGAAATAATAAGATACTTTATGACAATAGAAGAAGCAGTAGGTCTTGTTATACAAGCAGGTGGTATGGCAAAAGGAGGAGAAATATTTGTACTTGATATGGGAGAACAAGTAAAAATATTAGACCTTGCTAAAAACTTAATAAAGCTTAGCGGACTAGAACCAGATATAGATATTGAAATAAAGTTTACAGGATTAAGACCAGGTGAAAAGTTATATGAAGAACTTTTACTAGAAGAAGAAGGGTTAAGTGATACAAGACATAAAAAAATATTCATAGGAAGTAGAATAGAGTTTGATACAATGCAGCTATTTGAAGGATTGGACAAGCTTTATCATTTAGTTAAAGAAGAAGATGAAGATGGATTAGAAGAGGCTATGAAAGAGCTAGTATCAACATATAAAAATCCAGAAGAAGTAAATGTATTATAA
- a CDS encoding glycosyltransferase family 4 protein, with product MKTICYLADGSNPHTIKWCDYFKTRGYNIHVISLNGGKIDGVKVHDFSANVEELRNESILKKSGYIKYIGEIKKLVHEIKPDILHAQYASSYGFIGSFLGYHPYIISVWGTDIYDFPNNGIIQKQIIKHNFRKCDYIFSNSRDMAKEANKYTNKHVDVTFFGVDMDRFKPIDVKKDDTFTIGIIKSLEKKYGIEYLIKAFKELKDEYPNKKLALKIGGSGKNEENLRNLTKELKLEDSVEFLGRIAPDNIAKTFSSFDVTVFPSLREGFGVAAIESQACEVPVIVTNVGGHPESLDNNKTGFIVEPKNPTQIKEAIIKFMNDEDLRIKMGKEGRKFVKNNYEINLNFGDIAKIYENILNKSK from the coding sequence ATGAAAACTATATGTTACTTAGCAGATGGGTCAAATCCACACACTATTAAATGGTGTGATTACTTTAAAACAAGAGGATATAATATACATGTTATATCCTTAAATGGTGGAAAAATAGATGGGGTTAAGGTACATGACTTTAGCGCTAATGTAGAAGAATTAAGAAATGAAAGTATATTAAAAAAATCAGGCTATATAAAGTATATAGGTGAAATTAAAAAGCTTGTACATGAGATAAAGCCAGATATACTACATGCACAATATGCAAGTAGCTATGGATTTATAGGAAGTTTTTTAGGATATCATCCATACATAATATCTGTATGGGGAACAGATATATATGATTTCCCTAACAATGGAATAATACAAAAACAAATTATAAAGCATAATTTTAGAAAATGTGATTATATATTTTCAAATAGTAGAGATATGGCAAAGGAAGCAAATAAATACACAAACAAACATGTAGATGTAACTTTCTTTGGTGTAGACATGGATAGATTTAAGCCTATAGATGTTAAAAAAGATGACACATTTACAATAGGAATAATAAAAAGCCTTGAGAAAAAGTATGGAATAGAATATCTTATAAAAGCATTTAAAGAATTAAAAGATGAATATCCAAATAAAAAACTAGCATTAAAAATAGGTGGTTCAGGAAAAAATGAAGAAAACCTAAGAAATTTAACTAAAGAATTAAAGTTAGAAGACAGTGTTGAATTTTTAGGGAGAATAGCACCTGATAATATTGCTAAGACTTTCTCATCTTTTGATGTTACAGTATTCCCATCATTAAGAGAAGGATTTGGAGTTGCAGCTATAGAATCTCAAGCTTGTGAAGTTCCTGTAATAGTTACTAATGTAGGGGGACACCCTGAATCATTAGACAACAATAAAACAGGATTTATAGTTGAGCCTAAAAACCCTACACAAATAAAGGAAGCTATAATAAAGTTTATGAATGATGAAGATTTAAGAATAAAAATGGGAAAAGAAGGCCGCAAATTTGTTAAAAACAATTACGAAATAAATCTAAACTTTGGAGATATAGCTAAGATATATGAGAATATATTAAATAAATCTAAATAA
- a CDS encoding UDP-glucose dehydrogenase family protein produces MKIAIAGTGYVGLVTGVCLAEVGHENVVCVDVDEKKVNLMKSGIAPIYEKDLEGLMKKNYKEGKIDYTTNYKEAYKDADVIMIAVGTPERRDGSANLDYIKKVSKQIANSIKKDTLVVIKSTVPIGTNEKIEKFIKNNLKNNVKVEVASNPEFLAQGTAVRDTLHASRIVIGVESDWAKDILESVYSPFNQPIVVTNRNSAEMIKYASNDFLALKISFMNDIANLCEIVGANIEDVAKGMSLDERIGDKFLKAGIGYGGSCFPKDTKALHWLSTHNGYELKTVKAAIEVNEAQKLRLVKKSAELIDNFENLKVAVLGLTFKPGTDDLREAPSIVNIEYLLERGAKITAYDPVGIENAKKIFKDNISYSTSIDEAIEEADVCFIMTEWKDILNYDISKYKEKMNKPLILDGRNCYKMEDMKSLGIEYYSIGR; encoded by the coding sequence ATGAAAATTGCAATAGCTGGAACAGGATATGTTGGTTTAGTGACAGGAGTATGTCTAGCTGAAGTAGGACATGAAAATGTAGTATGTGTTGATGTTGATGAAAAAAAGGTAAATCTTATGAAGTCAGGTATAGCACCAATATATGAAAAAGACTTAGAAGGTTTAATGAAGAAAAATTATAAAGAAGGAAAAATAGATTATACTACTAACTACAAAGAAGCATATAAAGATGCCGATGTAATAATGATAGCAGTTGGAACTCCAGAAAGAAGAGATGGCTCTGCAAACTTAGATTATATAAAGAAGGTATCTAAACAAATTGCAAACTCAATAAAAAAAGACACTTTAGTAGTTATAAAATCTACAGTTCCCATAGGGACTAATGAAAAAATAGAAAAGTTTATAAAAAATAACTTAAAAAATAATGTAAAAGTAGAAGTAGCATCAAATCCTGAGTTTTTAGCACAAGGAACTGCTGTAAGAGATACTTTACATGCATCTAGAATAGTAATAGGTGTAGAAAGTGACTGGGCTAAAGACATATTAGAAAGTGTATATAGTCCATTTAATCAACCAATAGTAGTCACTAATAGAAATAGTGCAGAAATGATAAAATATGCATCTAATGACTTTTTAGCGCTTAAAATATCTTTTATGAATGATATAGCAAACCTTTGTGAAATAGTAGGAGCAAATATAGAAGATGTAGCTAAAGGAATGAGCCTAGATGAAAGAATAGGAGATAAATTCTTAAAAGCTGGTATAGGATATGGTGGTTCTTGTTTTCCAAAAGATACAAAAGCGCTTCACTGGCTGTCTACTCATAATGGATATGAGCTAAAAACTGTTAAAGCTGCAATAGAAGTAAATGAAGCTCAAAAACTTAGATTAGTAAAAAAATCAGCAGAGTTAATTGATAACTTTGAAAATCTAAAGGTAGCTGTATTAGGTCTTACATTTAAGCCAGGAACAGATGATTTAAGAGAAGCACCATCTATAGTAAATATTGAATATTTATTAGAAAGAGGTGCCAAGATAACAGCTTATGACCCTGTTGGTATAGAAAATGCTAAGAAGATATTTAAAGATAATATATCTTATTCTACAAGTATAGATGAAGCAATAGAAGAAGCAGATGTTTGTTTCATAATGACTGAATGGAAAGATATTCTAAATTATGATATATCTAAATACAAAGAAAAAATGAATAAACCTTTAATACTTGATGGAAGAAATTGCTACAAAATGGAAGATATGAAAAGCTTAGGTATAGAATACTACTCTATAGGTCGTTAA
- a CDS encoding glycosyltransferase family 2 protein, translating to MNEPLVSIITPVYNAERFLGDTIKSIQNQTYKNWELVLVDDCSKDKSSDMIKEFQANDDRIRYIKLEKNSGASVSRNTGIKNAKGRFIAFVDSDDIWQPEKLKIQIEYMLENKLGFTFTSYRYMKEDGRLTKKVAKAPKKINYKGLLKNTIIGCSTVVIDKEIVGEFSMPLVRRGQDTATWLQILKTQDYAYGIEKDLVNYRLVGDSLSSNKIKALKRTWNTYRNVEKLSVLKSSYVFCFYVINAIRKRL from the coding sequence ATGAATGAACCATTAGTATCGATAATAACTCCTGTATATAATGCAGAAAGATTTCTAGGTGATACAATAAAATCGATACAAAACCAAACATATAAGAATTGGGAACTTGTATTAGTTGATGATTGTTCAAAAGATAAATCTTCTGATATGATAAAAGAATTTCAAGCTAATGATGACAGAATAAGATATATAAAGCTTGAGAAAAACTCAGGAGCATCTGTATCTAGAAATACAGGAATAAAAAATGCAAAAGGAAGATTTATTGCATTTGTAGATAGTGATGATATATGGCAACCAGAAAAATTAAAAATACAAATAGAATATATGCTAGAAAATAAATTAGGGTTTACATTTACATCATATAGATATATGAAAGAAGACGGGAGATTAACAAAGAAGGTTGCAAAGGCACCTAAAAAAATAAACTACAAAGGACTATTAAAAAATACAATAATAGGATGTTCAACTGTAGTTATAGATAAAGAAATAGTTGGTGAGTTTAGTATGCCATTAGTAAGAAGAGGTCAAGATACGGCAACTTGGTTACAAATACTTAAAACACAAGATTATGCTTATGGTATAGAAAAAGATTTAGTAAACTATAGGCTAGTGGGAGATTCTTTATCAAGTAATAAAATAAAAGCACTTAAAAGAACATGGAATACTTATAGAAACGTAGAAAAATTAAGTGTACTTAAAAGTTCTTATGTATTTTGTTTTTATGTAATTAATGCAATTAGGAAAAGATTATAA
- a CDS encoding glycosyltransferase family 2 protein, which produces MKENLVSIITPMYNSGKFIRNTIESVLNQTYEDWEMIIVDDCSKDESPEIVKSYTKKDERIKYIRVSENKGVSNARNVALKNASGRYIAFLDSDDIWETTKLEKQIRFMKEKNCAISFTSYELINEENQKLNKVVRVPKSVDYKTLLKGNVLGCLTVVIDKSKLNFDIKMSGVRHEDYVLWLSILKRGYIAYGLDEVLAQYRKSLTSLSGNKIKSAMWTWNIYRNIEKIPLHKSIYYFVNYSINGIKKS; this is translated from the coding sequence ATGAAAGAAAATTTAGTATCTATAATTACTCCCATGTATAATTCTGGAAAATTTATTAGAAATACAATAGAATCTGTTTTAAATCAAACCTATGAAGATTGGGAAATGATAATAGTAGATGATTGTTCTAAAGATGAATCACCTGAAATAGTTAAATCTTATACTAAAAAAGATGAAAGAATAAAATATATAAGAGTAAGTGAAAATAAAGGTGTATCTAATGCTAGAAATGTAGCTTTAAAAAATGCAAGCGGTAGGTATATAGCGTTCTTAGATAGCGATGATATATGGGAAACAACTAAACTAGAAAAACAAATAAGATTTATGAAAGAAAAAAATTGTGCAATATCTTTTACTTCATATGAGCTTATAAATGAAGAGAACCAAAAACTAAATAAAGTTGTTAGAGTTCCTAAAAGTGTAGATTATAAAACATTATTAAAAGGTAATGTATTAGGTTGTCTAACAGTTGTAATAGATAAATCTAAATTAAATTTTGATATAAAAATGAGTGGCGTTAGACATGAAGACTATGTATTATGGTTATCAATATTAAAAAGAGGATATATAGCTTATGGATTGGATGAGGTATTGGCACAATATAGAAAATCACTAACTTCTCTTAGTGGAAACAAGATAAAATCAGCTATGTGGACTTGGAATATATATAGAAACATAGAAAAGATACCACTACATAAATCAATATACTACTTTGTAAATTATAGTATAAATGGAATCAAAAAAAGCTAG
- a CDS encoding CDP-glycerol glycerophosphotransferase family protein, with protein MNKIKTLLNMVLAAIIYPFKKSSFKDKNIWLVGGHAGDIYDDNSKFLYEYILKNHKEIDIYWVINEDSKAKSKIPGKTLNKGSIENYLYYYNAQVIIFSHAPSADIAPYNFAVPILNRFHKKTFKVFLNHGSISFKKRKPMNAKFKKIIDDLMKSYNMATTISQFEKDIMVNEWGMDEDAVCIVGSARHDNLPLNEKAKTKDILYMPTWRDWIKFNSGKFTDSEYFKNIMLFLNDEKLNNVLEKNDVNIKFYMHHLMHEFIDDIKENITGKRIIFLDKDVTVADEITSSIANITDYSGVAIDFMYMDRPILFYQFDVEKYKKEVDSYIDLDNEMFGSVAYNKDEAVEELTKLIESGFKVKESQKDARKKFFRYNDNNNCSRIYECILKKLNK; from the coding sequence ATGAATAAAATAAAGACATTATTAAATATGGTCTTAGCTGCTATAATATATCCATTTAAAAAGTCTAGTTTTAAAGATAAAAATATTTGGCTAGTAGGTGGACATGCAGGAGATATATACGATGATAACTCAAAGTTTCTTTATGAATATATACTAAAAAATCATAAGGAAATAGATATATACTGGGTTATAAACGAAGATAGCAAAGCTAAGAGTAAGATACCAGGAAAAACATTAAATAAAGGAAGTATAGAGAATTATTTATACTACTATAATGCTCAAGTAATAATATTTTCTCATGCTCCTTCAGCTGATATTGCTCCATATAATTTTGCAGTTCCAATATTAAATAGGTTTCATAAAAAAACATTTAAGGTATTCTTAAATCATGGATCTATAAGTTTTAAAAAGAGAAAGCCAATGAACGCTAAGTTTAAGAAGATAATAGATGATTTAATGAAAAGCTATAATATGGCAACAACAATATCACAATTTGAAAAAGATATTATGGTAAATGAGTGGGGAATGGATGAAGATGCTGTTTGTATAGTAGGAAGTGCAAGACATGACAATCTACCACTAAATGAAAAAGCCAAAACAAAAGATATTTTATACATGCCTACATGGAGAGATTGGATAAAGTTTAATTCTGGTAAATTTACAGATAGTGAATACTTTAAAAATATAATGCTATTTTTAAATGATGAAAAATTAAATAACGTATTAGAAAAAAACGATGTAAATATAAAGTTTTATATGCATCATTTAATGCATGAGTTTATAGACGATATAAAAGAAAATATAACAGGAAAGAGAATAATATTTTTAGATAAAGATGTTACTGTAGCAGATGAAATAACATCTTCAATAGCAAATATAACGGACTATTCAGGAGTAGCAATAGATTTTATGTATATGGATAGACCAATACTTTTCTATCAGTTTGATGTAGAAAAATACAAAAAAGAAGTAGATTCATATATAGATTTAGATAATGAAATGTTTGGTTCGGTAGCTTATAATAAAGACGAAGCAGTTGAGGAATTAACAAAGTTAATAGAAAGTGGATTTAAAGTTAAGGAAAGTCAAAAAGATGCAAGAAAAAAGTTTTTCAGATATAATGACAATAACAACTGTAGTAGAATTTACGAGTGCATATTAAAAAAGTTGAATAAATAA
- a CDS encoding glycosyltransferase family 2 protein yields MLVSLIMPTINRYDEIYLLMDSLKKQTYKKFELIVIDQNDNDKVKEIIDNYTDDLDIKYVKSDKPGLSLNRNIGIDMAKGQIIGFPDDDCVYEDDTLEKVIKFFEENKEYRLYSCKTMDFNKVDYFKKMYDGECEITSTNIMDTLTSITFFINFKEDDYTKFDERLGVGGEFGSGEEIDYVLDLISKGYKGRYFGQNIIFHPAKKHSKSKEKYKRDFNYGRGFGALCKKEIVYRKNYKFIKVMGYKIIRNIGGLVLNKDRDYHDATIKGRIEGFKQYKL; encoded by the coding sequence ATGTTAGTATCATTAATAATGCCAACAATAAATAGATATGACGAAATATATTTATTAATGGATAGCTTAAAAAAACAAACGTACAAAAAATTTGAACTAATAGTAATAGACCAAAATGACAATGATAAGGTAAAGGAAATAATAGACAATTATACTGATGATCTTGATATAAAGTATGTTAAGAGTGATAAACCAGGATTAAGTCTAAATAGAAATATAGGGATAGATATGGCAAAAGGACAAATTATAGGATTCCCTGATGATGACTGTGTTTATGAAGATGATACTTTAGAAAAGGTAATAAAATTCTTCGAAGAAAATAAAGAATATAGATTATATAGTTGCAAAACTATGGACTTTAACAAAGTTGATTATTTCAAAAAGATGTATGATGGTGAATGTGAAATAACAAGTACAAATATAATGGATACTTTAACATCTATAACATTCTTTATAAATTTTAAAGAAGATGATTATACAAAGTTTGATGAAAGACTTGGTGTAGGTGGAGAGTTTGGTTCTGGAGAAGAAATAGATTATGTACTAGACTTAATAAGCAAAGGATACAAGGGAAGATATTTTGGACAAAATATAATATTCCATCCAGCTAAAAAGCACTCTAAATCAAAAGAAAAGTATAAAAGAGATTTCAACTATGGTAGAGGATTTGGAGCGCTTTGCAAAAAAGAAATAGTTTATAGAAAAAACTATAAATTCATAAAGGTTATGGGTTATAAGATAATAAGAAATATTGGTGGATTAGTATTAAATAAAGATAGAGACTACCATGATGCAACAATTAAGGGGAGAATAGAAGGATTTAAGCAATATAAATTATAG
- a CDS encoding polysaccharide polymerase, which translates to MENLLKKVDIRKIAFTLVLFMIISRKYIISFVSPEINMNIVKSLLFYASIGILGLLFITERKKSMSELFLVGACCILYLLNREGAILLIVLLATVVKNLDDKYVIKNYLIISGIFLIIALLVFNLFPWLEFNKEIHYRYIAKTDSLAVRMDYGLGNPNAIFYHMVTIYAAYIFLRFKKYNMIDRVILFASTYFIYETTFSRTGAYTIFAGLIFVEIIRFMDIKNIKPLKILAKISPIIITIISVIIGYFFYDNYMANRLLASRPKYWHVYLAQAGNLLKPFGNAYSATIKSLNPLDSSYIYIVCVLGLVSLILFMYVLYKGIGSFIEKDKKAYLTVVVIFLIYSFAENILLEAAFSFPMVLLMKEFMLMDKNQIDIYKVLRRKS; encoded by the coding sequence ATGGAGAACTTATTAAAGAAAGTAGATATAAGAAAAATAGCTTTTACTTTAGTTTTATTTATGATTATATCTAGAAAATATATTATATCCTTTGTAAGCCCAGAAATAAATATGAATATAGTAAAATCTCTTTTATTTTATGCCTCTATAGGTATATTAGGGTTACTCTTTATAACTGAAAGAAAAAAGAGTATGTCAGAACTATTTTTAGTTGGAGCATGTTGTATATTGTATTTGCTAAATAGGGAAGGTGCAATATTACTTATTGTGTTGTTAGCTACAGTGGTAAAAAATTTAGATGATAAATATGTTATAAAAAATTACCTAATAATATCAGGTATATTTTTAATTATTGCTTTACTTGTGTTTAATTTATTTCCATGGTTGGAATTTAATAAAGAAATACATTATAGATATATAGCAAAAACAGATTCGTTAGCAGTTAGAATGGATTATGGATTAGGAAACCCTAATGCAATATTCTATCATATGGTAACTATTTATGCGGCATATATATTTTTAAGATTTAAAAAATATAACATGATAGATAGAGTTATATTATTTGCATCAACGTATTTTATATACGAAACTACATTTAGTAGAACAGGAGCATACACTATATTTGCAGGTTTAATATTTGTTGAAATAATAAGATTCATGGATATAAAGAATATAAAACCATTAAAAATATTAGCAAAAATTTCTCCTATAATTATAACAATAATAAGTGTTATTATAGGATACTTCTTCTATGACAATTATATGGCTAACAGGCTATTGGCAAGTAGACCAAAATATTGGCATGTATACTTAGCTCAAGCAGGAAATTTACTAAAACCTTTTGGTAATGCATATAGTGCAACTATTAAGTCTTTAAACCCTTTAGATAGTTCATATATATATATAGTTTGTGTTTTAGGATTGGTATCATTGATATTATTTATGTATGTTTTATATAAAGGGATAGGTAGTTTTATTGAAAAAGATAAAAAAGCATATTTAACAGTAGTTGTAATATTTTTAATATATTCTTTTGCAGAAAATATTTTATTAGAAGCAGCCTTTAGTTTCCCAATGGTACTTTTAATGAAAGAGTTTATGTTAATGGATAAAAATCAAATAGATATATACAAAGTGTTAAGGAGGAAATCATAA
- a CDS encoding glycosyltransferase, with translation MVPKKIHYVWIGGPKGNIENICINSWREKLPEYEIIEWNEHNFDIEKEIKGKKFLEVCYQKKMWAFISDYIRIKVLYEQGGVYMDTDMQILKDITPLLDKQDVFFGYEDEKHISAGIIGAKPGHKVFKQMLDFYESDILSAPFYTIPKVITYIIENNYKKIDKNHYEDGITVYDREYFYPFSYREDFYYECIKENTYGIHWWGKSWVKKRDYFLETKHMRGIEKVVKCAKIFVSNSLLSTKRRK, from the coding sequence TTGGTACCAAAAAAAATTCACTACGTTTGGATAGGTGGCCCAAAGGGAAATATAGAGAATATATGTATAAATTCATGGAGAGAAAAACTTCCAGAATATGAAATAATAGAATGGAATGAGCATAATTTTGATATAGAAAAAGAAATAAAAGGAAAAAAATTCTTAGAAGTATGTTATCAAAAAAAAATGTGGGCATTTATATCTGATTATATTAGGATAAAGGTTCTTTATGAACAAGGTGGTGTCTACATGGATACAGATATGCAAATATTAAAAGATATAACACCGCTTTTAGATAAACAGGATGTATTCTTTGGATATGAAGATGAAAAACATATAAGTGCAGGTATAATAGGTGCAAAACCAGGTCATAAAGTATTTAAACAAATGCTAGATTTTTATGAAAGTGACATACTTAGTGCACCATTTTATACTATACCAAAAGTAATAACTTATATAATAGAAAATAATTATAAAAAAATAGATAAAAATCATTATGAAGATGGAATAACTGTATACGATAGAGAATATTTCTATCCATTTAGCTATAGAGAAGATTTTTATTATGAATGTATAAAAGAAAATACTTATGGAATACATTGGTGGGGAAAAAGTTGGGTCAAAAAGAGAGACTATTTCTTAGAAACCAAACATATGAGAGGGATAGAGAAGGTTGTTAAATGCGCAAAAATATTTGTAAGTAATTCCTTACTAAGCACAAAAAGGAGAAAATAA